The following is a genomic window from Coriobacteriaceae bacterium.
TATCACGCGAGGTGGCGTCCTTGGAGACACCCAGAATCTCGTAGTAATCTTTTTCGTTCATCGTCGCCATGCGCGGCAACCTCCTGCTCACAGCAGCGTATATATTCCGGTAATTCTACCCGAGCGGCCTAAGCTAGATCCCAAAACAGCTCGAACAGAACATTTCCATCGAGCCAGCCCAGGTGGGTCGGCGCCAGACGAGCTCGAACATGGCCCGCGACGACATCTGCCGAAGTGAAGGGTCCCTCATGAACCCCGAGCGTCTCGGGCACCCAAGTGGCAAGACCCAATTCGAGCGCGCGATCGCAGGCAGCTGTCAGCCCATCGGCCGGGATGACACGAGCCGCGCGAACCAACAGGTCGGACGCGACACCGCGCGTCATGCGACAAGCAAGCATCAAGTCTTCGGCGACAGCCTCGCGCTGCGACAGAAATTCGGCCTCGAACGCCGTCGCGTCATCGTCACGTTGCACCAGACGCACGCGGTACGCATCGCCTCGAGAAGACACGCCGGGGAACAAACCTGCAAGACGGTCGAAGTCCTCGTCGTCGAGCATGCCCGCGGCAGAACGACCCAGGCCCAGGTAGCCCCGTCCGGTCCAGTAGGCAATGTTATGGGCGCACTCATGGCCGTAGAGCGCGTAGCTCGCCACCTCATACGGATGATAGCCGGCCGCACTCAGGCGCTCACGCGCCGCGTCCATGCACGAAGCCTGAAAATCCTCGTCGGGCTCGAGCGACTCGTC
Proteins encoded in this region:
- the hemW gene encoding radical SAM family heme chaperone HemW, with translation MAVTALYVHVPFCAQKCRYCDFDSRSFAACDLDAALDSYFEQLYARLDSFGDAGALAQVRTVYTGGGTPSLAGERLVELARRISMWCKPAEFTCEANPESLTAELATALAGAGVTRISLGVQTLDNTELAAIGRIHDANRALAAIATVKDAGLDVSCDLMCGLPGQTAASWRSTLDGVLAAAPHHVSVYPLTLEEGTPLYRMACRDESLEPDEDFQASCMDAARERLSAAGYHPYEVASYALYGHECAHNIAYWTGRGYLGLGRSAAGMLDDEDFDRLAGLFPGVSSRGDAYRVRLVQRDDDATAFEAEFLSQREAVAEDLMLACRMTRGVASDLLVRAARVIPADGLTAACDRALELGLATWVPETLGVHEGPFTSADVVAGHVRARLAPTHLGWLDGNVLFELFWDLA